Proteins from one Microcoleus sp. bin38.metabat.b11b12b14.051 genomic window:
- a CDS encoding ferritin-like domain-containing protein, translating to MKELDEKKTQELLATIMEWELAGVVRYTHYALMVTGPNRIPIVQFFQAQATESLLHAQQAGEILTGLEGHPSQKIAPIEETYKHSVKDLLEESLNHEKKALKKYKSLLEVVTDASVYLEEYARTLIGQEELHQVELKKMLRDFS from the coding sequence ATGAAAGAACTTGACGAGAAAAAAACCCAAGAACTGCTAGCCACCATCATGGAATGGGAACTAGCAGGGGTTGTGCGCTACACCCACTATGCACTGATGGTGACAGGCCCAAACCGCATTCCCATCGTACAATTTTTTCAAGCACAAGCAACTGAATCTCTGCTCCACGCGCAACAAGCAGGAGAAATTCTCACAGGTTTAGAAGGGCATCCCAGCCAAAAAATTGCCCCAATTGAAGAAACCTACAAGCACTCGGTGAAAGACCTTTTGGAAGAAAGTCTAAATCACGAAAAAAAAGCACTCAAAAAGTATAAATCTTTACTTGAAGTCGTGACAGACGCCAGCGTTTACTTGGAAGAATACGCCCGCACCCTAATCGGTCAAGAAGAACTGCACCAAGTAGAACTCAAGAAAATGCTGCGAGATTTTAGTTAA